The Flaviflexus equikiangi genome contains the following window.
TTGACATGCCGGTCGATGAGGCAACCCTCGCGCCGTATGGCGATGGTCGATACGGGAAGGTGGCAGTCTCGCACGTGTCACTCAACGACGGTGTCGTCGAGGGCCTGCGCTGCCTGGACGTGCCCGCCTTCTCCGTCCAATTCCATCCCGAGGCGGCCGCTGGCCCCCACGACGGCGAGCACCTGTTCGACCGTTTCATCGCCCTCATGAAGGAGGTGGGCTGATGCCCCGCCGCACAGACATTTCCTCCGTCCTCGTCATCGGCTCCGGCCCCATCGTCATCGGCCAGGCCTGTGAGTTCGACTATTCCGGGACGCAGGCCTGCCGGGTTCTCAAGGAGGAGGGCATCCGTGTCATCCTCGTGAACTCCAACCCGGCCACGATCATGACCGACCCGGAGATCGCGGACGCAACCTATGTGGAGCCGATCCGTGCCGATGTCCTCACGTCGATCATCGCGAAGGAGCGCCCCGACGCTCTGCTCCCCACCCTCGGCGGCCAGACCGCCCTCAACGCGGCAGTCGAACTGTCGGAGCTCGGCGTGCTCGAGAAGTATGGCGTCGAGATGATCGGTGCCCGCCTCGACGCGATCCAGGCCGGTGAGGACAGGGAAGAGTTCAAGAAGGTCGTCGAGAAGTGCGGCGCCGAATCCGCACGCTCGGAGATCTGCCACAGCATCGAGGAATGCCTCGCGGCCGCGGAGAAGCTCAACTATCCCGTCGTCGTCCGTCCCAGCTTCACCATGGGCGGGCTCGGATCGGGCTTCGCCTGGAACGAGGCCGAGCTGCGCCGGATCGCGGGAGCGGGCCTGCACTACTCCCCGTCCTCCGAGGTGCTCCTCGAAGAGTCCATCCTCGGATGGAAGGAGTTCGAGCTCGAGATCATCCGCGACCAGGCAGACAATGCTGTGGTCGTCTGTTCGATCGAGAACGTCGACCCCGTCGGCGTGCACACGGGAGACTCGATCACGGTCGCTCCCTCCCTTACGCTGACGGACAGGGAATACCAGAACCTGCGCGACATCGGCATCGCCATCATCCGCGAGGTCGGTGTCGACACGGGCGGCTGCAACGTCCAGTTCGCCGTCGAGCCCTCGACGGGTCGCGTCGTCGTCATCGAGATGAACCCGCGAGTATCGCGGTCCTCCGCTCTCGCCTCGAAGGCGACCGGCTTCCCGATCGCGAAGATCGCGGCACGTCTCGCTCTCGGCTACACGCTCGACGAGATCCAGAACGACATCACAGGATCCACCCCGGCTTCCTTCGAACCCTCGATCGACTACGTCGTGGTGAAGATCCCGCGTTTCGCCTTCGAGAAGTTCCCCGCGGCGGACAACGGCCTGACGACAACCATGAAGTCTGTCGGCGAGGCGATGGCGATCGGCAGGAACTACACCGAGGCCCTCCAGAAGGCCATGCGCTCCATCGACAAGAAGGACTCCTCCTTCACGTGGGAGTTCGAGGACAGCCTCGAGGACCTGCTCCACCAGGCATCGTTCGCGACCGAGGATCGCCTGCACCAGGTGCAGCGCGCCCTCTACCGCGGTGCCACTGTCGAGCAGATGTTCGAGATCACGAGCATGGATCCGTGGTTCCTCGACCAGGTCGTCCTCATCAACGAGCTCGCGGACGAGATCAAGAATGCTCGCGCTCTCACCGCGGATCTTCTCGGCACCGCGAAGCGGCATGGCTTCTCCGATGCTCAGATCGCCGAGCTGCGGTCGACGAGCGAGGAGACGATCCGGGAGATCCGCGGCGCCTACGACCTTCACCCGGTCTACAAGACGGTCGATACGTGTGCGGCCGAATTCGCATCGACGACGCCCTACCACTACTCCAGCTACGACATGGAGACGGAGGTCGCCCCGCGAGAAGCCCGCCGTCATCATCCTCGGCTCGGGCCCCAACCGTATCGGGCAGGGGATCGAGTTCGACTACTCCTGCGTTCATGCGACCCTGGCTCTGCGGGACAGGTACGAGACCGTCATGGTCAACTGCAACCCGGAGACCGTGTCCACGGACTACGACATGTCGGACAGGCTCTACTTCGAGCCCCTCACCCTCGAGGACGTCCTCGAGATCTATCGGGCCGAATGCGAGGCGGGTCCCGTTGCCGGCATGATCGTCCAGCTCGGCGGCCAGACGCCCCTGTCCCTCGCGGCCGATCTCAAGGCCGCAGGCGTCCCGATCCTCGGCACCTCCCCGGAGGCGATCGATGCTGCGGAGGACCGCGGCGAGTTCGGTCGCGTCCTCGACGCCGCGAACCTGCCCGCGCCCGCGTTCGGGACGGCCACATCGGCCCAGCAGGCTCTGGCCACGGCCGATAGCATCGGATATCCGGTCCTTGTCCGTCCCAGCTATGTTCTCGGCGGACGCGGCATGGAGATCGTCTACGACGAGCCGCAGCTGCGCCACTACCTCGACCGGATGGCATCCCAGTCGGGCGATGCGACGCGCAAGGTCGCCCCGCTCCTCATCGACAAGTTCTTGGACGATGCGATCGAGATCGATGTCGATGCTCTCTACGACGGGACGGAACTGTTCCTCGGCGGGATCATGGAGCACATCGAGGAGGCCGGGATCCACTCCGGCGACTCCGCCTGCGTGCTGCCCCCGCTCACCCTCGGCCAGGGCATGATCGACAGGATCCGCCAGTCCACGGAGGCCATCGCCTCCGGCGTGGGCGTGCGCGGCCTCATCAACATCCAGTATGCCCTCGTCTCCGACGTGCTCTATGTCATCGAGGCGAATCCTCGAGCGTCCCGCACCGTGCCCTTCGTCGCGAAGGCCACCGGGGTTCCGCTCGCGAAGGCCGCAACGCTCGTCATGACGGGCGCGACGATCGCGGAGCTGAAGGAGAGCGGCCTCCTGCCCGAGCAGGACGCCGGCCGCATCGACATCAATCCCGTCACGGCCGTCAAGGAAGCCGTGCTTCCGTTCAAGCGTTTCGCGACGAAGGACGGCAGGATCGTCGACTCGCTGCTCGGCCCGGAGATGAGATCGACGGGTGAGGTCATGGGCTTCGACACGACCTTCCCGCTCGCCTTCGCGAAGTCGCAGGCGGCCGCCTACGGCGGTCTCCCCACGGAGGGCAATGTCTTCGTCTCCGTCGCGGACAGGGACAAGGGCTCGATCATCTTCCCGATCGTCGGACTCGTCGAGATGGGATTCACGATCTACGCGACCTCCGGAACGGCGGCCCTGCTGCGCCGTTACGGGATTCCGACAACCGAGGTTCGCAAGAACTCGGCGGGCCGGGGCCCCGACGGTGAACCCACCGTCAACGACCTCATCGAGGCCGGGCTCATCGACATGGTCGTCAACACGCCCTCCGGTTCGGGAGCCCGCGCAGACGGCTACGAGATCCGTGCCGCCACGACCGCTGCCGATAAGCCGATCATGACGACCGTCCAGCAGTTCGGTGCGGCCGTCCAGGCGATCCAGGCCCTGGGCGAAGGCTTCGACGTCATGTGCCTCCAGGAGCATGCGGCCAGGCGGAACCGGTGACCTTCGCGGCACGGCTGAGAGCCAACCAGGACACGTTCGGACCGGTCTGCGTCGGTGCGGACCCCCACGCCTCGATCCTCGAGGCGTGGGGCCTGCCCGACAGCCCGGCCGGGCTGGCCACGTTCTCCGAGATCTTCACGGAGGCCTTCGCGGGCTGCGTCGCCTCCATCAAACCCCAGGTGGCGTTCTTCGAGCGCCACGGCTCGAAGGGCCTCGCCGTGCTCGAGACCATGATCGGTGCCTTCCGCGAGGCGGGCACCCTCGTGATCGCGGACGCGAAGCGGGGCGACATCGGGTCGACGATGATGGGGTATGCGCAGGCGTGGCTGGGGGATGGTCCCCTCGGTTCCGATGCTGTGACTCTCAGCCCTTATCTCGGCGTGGGGGCGCTTGCTCCGGCTTTGGAGATGGCGGGGGAGAACGATCGCGGGGTTTTTGTTCTCGGTGTCACATCGAACCCCGAGGGTGCGAGCATTCAGGGAGCCGGCAGTCCGGCTGTCGGCCAGCTCGTCCTCGACGAGCTGGGGGAGTGGAATGACCGGATCTGGCCCGGCCAGACCGGCTCCATCGGTGCCGTCATCGGCGCAACCGCAGGTCAGCGGCTTGCGGACTGGGGTGTCTCGGTCGATTCCCTGCACGGCATGATCCTCGCCCCGGGGGTCGGTGCGCAGGGTGCGACGGTGGCCCAGGCCCAGGCACTGGCAGGGACCAATCTGCTGTGCATTCCACTTTCCCGGGCGATATTAAGTGCAGGTCCGGACGTCGCCCGGTTAAAAGATTCTCATTCCTCGTGGTAGTTCCCTATATGTTCGAAATTCCTTTGGTACCCTGAGATCGCTCAGCTAAACATATAGTGACCTGCACAAGGATTGTGCATTCGAAAGACATGGAGTAGTAATGGCACTTCCCTCCCTCACGCCCGAACAGCGCCAGGCAGCCCTTGACAAGGCTGCGGTGGCGCGGAAGAAGCGTGCAGAGCTGAAGCAGTCGCTCAAGGCAGGCGAAACCCGCCTGTCTGAGGTGCTCGAACTCGCAAAGAACGACGAGATCATCGCCAAGCTGCGCGTGTCAGCCCTGCTCGAGTCGATGCCCGGCA
Protein-coding sequences here:
- the pyrF gene encoding orotidine-5'-phosphate decarboxylase, which encodes MPPGACGQAEPVTFAARLRANQDTFGPVCVGADPHASILEAWGLPDSPAGLATFSEIFTEAFAGCVASIKPQVAFFERHGSKGLAVLETMIGAFREAGTLVIADAKRGDIGSTMMGYAQAWLGDGPLGSDAVTLSPYLGVGALAPALEMAGENDRGVFVLGVTSNPEGASIQGAGSPAVGQLVLDELGEWNDRIWPGQTGSIGAVIGATAGQRLADWGVSVDSLHGMILAPGVGAQGATVAQAQALAGTNLLCIPLSRAILSAGPDVARLKDSHSSW
- the mihF gene encoding integration host factor, actinobacterial type: MALPSLTPEQRQAALDKAAVARKKRAELKQSLKAGETRLSEVLELAKNDEIIAKLRVSALLESMPGIGTAKARAIMDRTNISPSRRVGGLGPHQAAALVKLFS